Part of the Trypanosoma brucei gambiense DAL972 chromosome 8, complete sequence genome, CACACAGGACATAAGTTTCGATGAACTTTGTGTTGGTGAGGAGCTCAGTGGGCCATTTTCATTACCAGTGCCTAGTGTGGAGTCGTTGTTGGTTCCCCCTGAACAGCAGTCAACGGCTTGTCACGGCGGCGAGGCGCTGGCGCACACCATGCACGTAACGGCGAAGCTGAAGGAGATGCTGTATTACCACAAGCAGCTTCCTTACTGTCGCGGTCTCACAGACGCGGAGGCAGCGAAGTCCAGGGAAATGCAGCTAAAGTATGGGTCTGTGTTGAAGAGCGTCTACCGCCTATAGAGGGAGAGTCACGAAGAGGTGAAGGGTTGTGGGTTCGTCTGTCTAACTGACTGTGGTGTGGTACCCAAGactgaagaggggaaagcaaGGGAATGGTGTAGGAAGATCCCCATTTTGTTGCAGGCCTTCAttgccttttgtttttgcttttgtgctCGCTACACGTACAGTATATCTCGCGGGCttggttttctttccctcctctgtCGGTGAACTACCAACGTGTTATTTGATGTCTCCGCACGTCTGACGGAGTTGCAAAGTGGGGACGCTTTTTGGTGGTAGTCTAGGGCCTTCTTCGcctgttcctcttcttcttcccaccGACAAACATTTTATAATTAGGAGTCTTGTGAGAGATAGTAGGCAGCCCCTGGGTTCTGTGAAGAATGTCTGGAACTTTACTCAAGGAAGAGCTGCTACAGTTGGACAACAAACGGCGATCCATAATGAGGGATATCGAGGAAGCCATGACATTCCTCAACTCCACACCAGTAGGGCTTCGCGGCAGTCTTGTGGACAGCGAGGGGTTCCCGCGTGATGATTGCGACCTCTACGCCGTACGTCGTGCACGGCATACTGTAAACTGCGGGCACAATGATCTTAAGTCTATCGAGGCTACCATTCACGAGAAGCTTTCGCAGCTGCATGAGGAATGCCGCGGGGAGGCGGAGGAGCAGATGCAGCGGgacaaaatgaagaagaaatcgGAGGACGATCAACGAAGGCGGGACGAACTAAAGCAGGTGATGTCCAGCAAAGAGCCATTCGTGCGTGTGGTAGACGTCGCGACTGGCAGCCCAGCTGAGGAAGGAGGCCTTATATGTGGTCACCTCATAGTCCAGTACGGTGACGTAGATGCGGAAAAGGTGTTGGAAGGAGGTTTCGGCGAAATGGCGCGAGTTACATCGAGTTATGAGGGGCAGATGTTGCGAGTGTGGGTACGTTCTCCCAGTGATGATGACTGTGGTGGGGCacgagagctttttatcgtTCCACAGAGATGGAGGGGTGAGGGTCTTTTAGGATGCACATTTGAGCCAATGAAATTGAATTAGCGCATACCCGTGTGCGATCGTGGCGGTTTTCGCAAGTGATGATGCGCTTGTCTGCATGCGATAAGATGTCGTGTCTCGGGTGTGCAGTGATGGGGTGTATGCTCTCATCGCGGGGTGTCGCTGCTTCCACACATGCTAGCTTTGCGGGGGTCGGGGAAGGGGGGCTGCGGCGCAACCAGATGCGTCAAAAACGCAGACTATTAATGTAGATGCAGTTGAACTTCGCGCAGACTCCCTGTTTTTGGAGTTGCCGCTActctctcccttcccctcggAAGTTTAATTTTGCACCAAGTTTCTGTATGTTTCGCGTCTTTCCCCTTAAAATGAACGCCTCGTCCCTGGACCAAAATACCCGGTAGCACAACCCCACTTCTACTCCGTGACCCTCTTTCTTTGAAGGTTGCACAGTGCGAAAGCATGCTGTCCTCTGCGCTCGGCATGGGACATTATACCCGTATTATTTCGGTATACGAGCGCTTCGCCGTCCTTTCCACCTGCACCATCAAGCGAGAAGTGGAGCGGATGCTGCATTCCACATGCGCGGGTAcctcgcagcagcagcagcaccaacATCAGCAATGCCAACTTCTGACCACCGTTTGTGATTTACTTGTGAAGAGTGGCGAGTGGCGGCGTGCGTTTGCCGTGGCTCAACACCTTCCGCTAGCAGAGCGACAAGCTATTGTATCTGCGGCAGAAAGGAGGCAGGAGGGCGACGCCGTACAGGGGCAGACCACATTGGGTACTTCGGTGCTTTCGAACAGCGACACATCAGCTCCCGGTAACCTTCACAAGGCCCTAAATGAGGATCTAGTCCGGATGGCCTTTGCTTTGCAGCGGAGTGGGAAGAAAGCGGCCTTAACCAGCGGCCGAGTTGAAACTGAGGAaagtgttggtgttgatgGCGAGATGCTGAACACGCAGCAGCGGATTTTTAGGGAGTTGAGTAGGCGGCACAGGTACAGAGAACTGATTCAGTGTGTAATAAACTGGAAGTCGAGGGGATTAATCCCCGTCAAACACAAATCAGTAGCAGATGTCAGATGTGTTAGTAGTGATGGTAGCATTGACGAGCATCACAAGGTTAGTGGAGATGGAAACGGATCTACTATGGGGGCGGGCAGCAGTAGGGAGACTAGTATTAACAGGGACATCGTATTTAACGCTGAACAGGCGCTGCAGTCACTCATCTTCAACTCCACTTCCGGGAAACAGTGGGAGGAGGCAATGCAACACCACCAAGCATTCTTTATTCACATGCTCCGCGACCCAATGGCAGCACAGCAACTGCTGCGAAAAACAGATGTTGGGTTTTTTTCTCAACTCCTTCTATCCCTTCTTAGGGACAGCAACACCACAACCACCACCTTGTCTTCACCGTCTCAGGCTTGTGGCTTCAGAGAACAAGCAACTCCGTGGGACACTATTGCATCGATGTGTTTTGCGCTCCGTTCGCACGTGGggcaacaaaagaaggtTCTCAAGGTTGAACTTTTGCATGCATTGTTGAGTGCCTTGAGGAGGGAAGCCAAGACGGTGACAGTAACGAGGGAGAATGCTGGTTTTAACTCACGGTCGAATGTTGTTTCCGCCGCCGCGACAAGCATGATGCGATCACTACCTGATGATATCGGTGATCGGGCTATGCGGTCTTCTGTTGAGGGGCTTTGCGTGCCGTTAGTACATCACAACGAGGCGCAGGCGCGGTTCATCGGCCTCCCTCTCTTCGTGGATTTGGCACTTGCGATGTGTGACTGCGGCGTACCGGTTACCAATGCATTAGTTCAGTGTATGCTCCTCTGTTTGGGGAATATGCAACGCCATCAGCTAAGTGAAACGGTACCGGTTCCACAAACCAAGGCGTTGAAAAGGGAACGCGAACTGATAATGAGCTTGGTAACCGAACCACGGGCTGTGCGCTGGCTTCCTGCCTTGCGACTTTTGCAAACATGTAGCGAGCAGCACCACTTTTTGGTTACATCTGCGCATCTGCGATGCCTTCTCGGTGGTTTACAGAGTATTTCTATCCGTCAGACGTGGCCCGCTGCCCTTTCCGCTGCATCGTTCCTGATGACCCGTCACCATATTTTCCCAGATGAAGCGTCTGTGGAGAAATTAATGCTTAACCTCCATGCGGCGTCATGGCAACGCGTGTTTGAGGTGCTGCGCCTATACGATCGGAAGCATATCCAGCCGTCACCCACTATTCTTCGTGATTTACACGTTGTGGCAATGAAGCACAGTTCGTGGGATACGGTTCTGCGTGTTATGCAGAGCATTAAAGATGTGGGTCACCAGCAGGCAGGGTTTATGAATTATGTATACTGTTTGCGGGCTTACGGATGCGCGGGGAAGTGGAACAGCGCTGTGAAACTATTTATGCAACTGAAAGACGTTCCCCGCATCGGCCTCCCACGCCCCGCCCTCAATGAAAAGACGGTGGCAGTTCCTGTGATAGCCATGATGGAAAACAATCATTGGGAGGAAGTCATACATTTTGCTAATACTGTGTGGAAAAAATGTGGCGCGGGATTAACAGTTGAAGGGGCTGAGGTTACCCGTGCTGCCACGCTCCTTTCTCTCGTCCACATTGGTGAGTCTCAAAGAGTAGCGACTTTCTTGAACAATTGTTGTGGGCAACGGAATGCCCGCGGTACCAACGCATCAGCTTCAGCTGACGGGAATTTAATTCCTGACACCGGATCATCGGAGGTGCTTCGGGGGATTGTGGTACGGGCGGCCCAGCTACAAACGCTTCTCGGTATGGAGCACCTCAATTCACCTATCCGCCTCGTGTTTGATCTCCTTGGCGCCGATAAAGACGGCGATAAAGCAGAGCAATTCTCAGTGGACACTCGCAGTCGCTCCCCTCGCCCGCAGCTGTACCTTCCGCCGCAGCACATTCAGCATCAACACGAGTGGTTTGCAACGACGTTAGGCCACATGACGCGCCATGACGAGCGTCTCTTCTGCGCCGCAGCCCAACAGGCGGTGGCTGAGGCCATGTCTTCCATTGGTGTGGCACCCGTGTACCTGAAGGCGGCTCTGCTCTAAGGAACTGATCTTTAAGGAATATTTGCACCCGACTATAtctgtgtgtatgtgcagaAAATAGTGTATCGAACTGTCACGCGACGTATCGGAGGGTAACAACCGACTTCCCAACAATagttgaatttttttttttttgagagggGGGGGTAACGGTATGTTACTAGTTTTCGTCTACTTCGTTTCAATCCTTTTCTGGAATTGCAACCTGCTGGGTTTCTTTTAGCGTTGTTAGTGCGTGAATAGGAATCTCACGATTTGGCACtaccttcatttccttccttctccgttGCCTGTATCTCTTCGAAGTCAAGAAGCAACGGgaaaacaggaagaaaaaagcaaatcgACCGTACTTTCGTAGACAGCGAGGGGGGAAGACCTACCACAAGACTAaatcgaagaaaaaaaaatcacaaaTAGAGGGAATTCAAAGTATAAACCAGTGCAAACAAAGGTGTCTTCATCCTCaaagggaagtggaagtAGGAGATAAttttttggggggagggATTAAATAAGCAGAAAAAGGTcagtagtttttttttgtagcgaTAACCCCCGCAGGTTTAAGAGGGGGTATATAATATAAGAACAAAACGGAAGTCGTGCAAATTGGGTGGTGTGTTTGCCTTCTGTCAGAAAGGTAACTGAGCAGAAAACAACTTCTAAAAGAAGGAGCGGGGAACGAACGAGGTGGAAAAGCGCTCAAACAAAATCTATTCCTCCACGGAAATGAACACACCACTGCATGCCGCGGCAACGGTGGGCGACATTAGGGCTCTTGTGAGGATAAGCAGGGTTAGCAGCACTAATGTTAACGCCGTGGATGAAGAGGGACGTACGCCCTTGCACATCGCCGcagagaaaggaaatatgGAGTTTGTACGGATGCTGTTCCGGAAATTCAACGGTGTTGACACAACGATTCTTGACAACAGTAGCAAGACGGCTGTTCAGCGGGCACCGGTtgaacagcaacagcagttAACACTCCTCCTGTCAGTGGAGGAAGCTAATACAATTGCACGTGCTAAGGACAATTTAAACGTTaagagggagaaggaggaggaggaaaatgtgtACAAGGACCATGACGTGGAAGGCTCTGATATGGTGAACCCGCAGGTACTTCGTAAGATTGTCATCTGCCTTTTGGTGCCGTTTGTTTACCCCCTGTTAAACATGGGGACCATCTTCGTCCTCCAGTACGCTGCCCTGACATTCGTCTTCTACTTCGTTGTGGTGGGCTATTTTCTATCGGAATTTACGATCAAGCCGCCGTGGTACCATCACCATCCAAAGAGTAATGAGTTGACGGCCCGTGGTTGCCCTGACTATTGGAACGGTTGCGTTAACGACCCGTTCAAAGACTTGGGGCTGCAGTTCGATAACGTATCTTTCAGTTCTACAGACCAATATGTACTTCGTGGATGGCATGTCCCACCACCGAGTGATAAGCCGCGGGGAATGGGTGTCGTCCTCGTGCATGGCGGTGGTAGGGACCGTCGGGCATGGCTCCGTCatgttcctttccttcacaatGCAGGATACGGATGCTTACTGTTTGATTTCCGCGAGCATGGGCTGAGCGACGGTAACATGCGCGGTTTCACATATGGCATGAAAGAGAGGTTTGATGTAGTAGCAGCATGCCACTTCATGCGTTCCGAATGTGGTTACAACCGTATCTGTGCAATGGGGACAAGCGTGGGCGCGTCGTCAGCGATCATGGCTGCTGCAATTGACAAAACCATTGATATCATAGTGGCGGAGAATGCGATTCTGACCTGTGCAGCACTGCAGGATCAGCAGATCGTTAACATTATCGGCGGTTACTTTGCCAGACGAGTGTACagtaccttcttttttaaccTCCTTCGTAGAACTGCGTCGTTCTGGCTCAACTACCGTATAGGCAACAAGCCCAGCAAGCACTGTCAAGCGCTGCACTGTATTGCAAAAGTGTCTCCACGACCCATCTTACTTATGCATGGTACTGCCGACGAGCTCGTCCCGTGCCGCCACTCTCAGAAGTTGTTCGAAGAGGCCTCTGAGCCGAAGGAGTTGTACCTCGCAGAGGGGGCGTTCCACTGCGGGTTGCACAACACACATAAGGAGGAGTACGAGGCGAGGGTTTTGGGCTTCCTCCAGCGGTACGGTGGGGGGTGAAGGCCATTCGAGAAAACAGAAGGATCAGGGATGGAAACGAAGGGGTGCAGGAAGTGAAGCTTGAAAGGGCCGGGAAGAACGGTAAAGACccgaaatgaataaatagaATGAATGGAAAAGGATTGCAGACAAAGAGTAAAGACCTGAGTGCACACGTGTCCCCGTGGTGCGTCACTCCCAAGTGCCGCCCCATCACTCGAGTGCACAGAGGGCGAGAAAGCTTCTTGGAAATCTCACATATTACCCCTTCAGCCTTCGTCTTCTCATCCTCTTTCGCCTTTCTGGAACTCCCTTTATCCTCACCACCGTGTTGTTTGCAGGAAGCTGTGGCTCCCGCCCCCCCCTCCCAACTGCAGCTGTAAATGAACGAATTCGCGATCTcatccttccccccccctcccttctctCACCCTTCTAAGAAGCATTCAACTCTTATTTAGCCCATTTTGGGGTGTGTTcccacaacaataaaagacgcccatttcttttctccgcCGTTCGGCGCCCTTTCTTTTAACGACTACCGTTGCTGAAGTTTATACGCATTATGAACCCCAGcgctttctttttaagtTTTTTCTACGGTTGATTTTTTTACCCTCGTTACCTTTGCGTCGCGTTACAGTGAGGTCGCAGACACAGGGCGGTCATGTGTTGATCCCAGTACAGAAAGGTCAGTCCTAAGGAGGCTTTACCTACCTTTAATCTTACCtcgtattttcctttttccttttacgcgcttccgttttctttgtttttgcttttcgcgcacacatatatttattcgATCTGTGGTTGGGGTGAAGCTGCACCAGGAGCGGTTAATGGGGAATGATGAATGTCGCGAATTATATGCGAAGAATTGTGTAAATAGGAGGTGAATAATAGGAATGAAGAAATTGGTGGGACCTTTTGCGCTATAGCGGTAGCGTGCTCAATGTGGGAGGGCTCGTTGTTGTGTTATTCAATTTGTCGTTAAGAGTACCGTTTCTGGTaccttttctattttgcaaaaaaaaaaacacattgtgtgcgtgtgcgttgGGGAGCGAAGCAGTGAACTAGTGGTTGAAAAGTGGGCCGCGTGAACTTCACCCCAACCGTTCTTGCTGTGCCCCCTCGTGCGCCGTATCTTTGTGTCTAGAACACTCTAGAGCCCGTAATGGCTAAAACACGTCTTTTTCCCTGTCTAACTCTCCTTTCTACCCGCCTCTctatctctctgtgtgcttTCCCGTGTTGAGTTTGCTCGATGTTTAGATTGTAACGCAACAAGCAACAACGCAAACGTTAACCTCTATTCTTTCCGTGTTTGCAACATACAAACATAATCTTAGAATCCCATAGGGGATATTTACTTGCGTTGTTCAGGTGACTGAGGTTAGAATGCTACACGCTACTGGTAATGGCGCGGTAGGTGACGGTGAAGAGGAGTCTACTGGTTCCTTCAAACCTGACATGCAAAAAGTAAATGCAAAATTGCGTAACTTGCCTACGCTGGAACGACTCCTGCAGGAAAAAGATCCCAATGAGTTCACAGATGAGGAAATGGGCAACGCTCTGAAGTTTGTTGAGGCAATTGCGGGGACTGAGGTGTCGACGACTCAAACCATTGAGCAACAGCTCCGTCAGCTcatgaaaaaatattctGTTGTAATAAAGAAGTCACTGCTTCTCGCTGCATACAGGAAGTGGTTAGCAGAGGACCAACGGCGGACCGGCAACGCCGTGCTGGAGCGTTACTTAATTTCGAAAGCCCCACGCAGTCAGTCAGGGGTGCTGGTAGTGACTGTCTTTACCTCCGCCTACCCGGAGGGGCAAAAGTTTAGCTGCAAGTGGAATTGCTACTATTGTCCCAACGAGCCCGGGCAGCCGCGTAGTTACCTCCTTAACGAACCTGGTGTGCGCCGTGCAAACCGCTTAGAATTCGACCCCTACCGCCAGTTTCAGGACCGTGTGAGGTCGCTTGTCGCTATTGGTCACCCAGCGGACAAGGTAGAGCTTTTGGTACTGGGAGGTACGTGGGAAAGCTACCCACTCTCCTACCGTGAGACTTTCATTAGGGATCTTTTTTACGCCGCTAACACAttgtatgatgatgatgcgaGTAACAGCGACTCTACCGTTACCgaagagaggaagaggggtgCGACCGCCGGGGAAAGTGGAAGACCACGGCCTCCACTGGACTTACTGCAGGAGCAACTCCTGAATGAAACAGCCGCTTGTAAGATTATTGGGGTAACCCTTGAAACGCGGCCCGATACCGTGAATGAGGAAATGTTGCGGCAGCTGCGTCGGTTTGGTTGCACACGCGTACAGCTTGGTGTGCAGCACACAGATGATGCAGTCCTGCTTGCGGTCAATCGGCAATCCACGAGGGATGAGGCGGTTCACGCCATTAAGTTGCTGAAGGACAGCTGCTTTAAAGTTGATATCCACCTAATGCCAGACCTTCCGGGGTCTACACCAGAGAATGACAAGAAAATGTTTTCTGACGTTCTATACTCACCCGAGCTACAGGCTGATCAGTGGAAAATTTATCCCTGCCAAACGACGCCCTTCAGCGTTATCGAAGAGTGGTacaaggagggaaagtaTCAACCCTATGGTCTTACCAATTTGATTGACGTCATTCTCTTTGCTAAACGGCGCGTTCAACCATGGGTGCGACTCAACCGTGTAGTGCGTGACATTCCGCATGATTACATACTTGGTGGAGTGGACGTGTCAAATCTCCGCCAGCTACTTGCGGTTCGCCTTGCTGAGGAGGGTTCCCGCTGCCAGTGCATCCGCTGCCGTGAGGTTAAGGGTgatgcagcagctgctgcaaaGCTTCGAGAGGCTGTGCTGGTGGAGCGGCGTTATTCGGCAAGTGAAGGAGAAGAAGTGTTTGTCTCCTGTGAATCAGCTGATGGTTTAACGCTTTTTGGTTTCCTGAGAATTCGAATTCATATAGAAAACTGGGAAACACCTTTCGAGGAGCTTAAATCGTGCGCGTTAATTCGAGAATTGCATGTGTATGGCAGCCTTGTCCCGGCGCACACAGAGGCAGACAACGCTAAAGCGCAACACCGCGGGGTAGGTACAAAGCTGTTACAGCGGGCGGAAAGCATAGCTCGGAAAGAAGGATACCACCGCATCGCCGTTATTAGCGGTGTAGGGGTGCGCAATTATTATCGTTGCAAAGGTTATGCTCTCTTTACAGGTCCTGAATCCGGAGATTTTCTCATAAAGGAGTTGCAAGATGGcgaggaaagtgaaaaagcTAAGGTGGATGACCATCAACAGTGTAGCAATGATGCGAACCAGAGGGACTCGACACAGgctgctgatggtggggACGCAGCTGGTTCCGTTATTACAAGCCTGTGGAGCCGCTTAACTTCCTTTTGGCAGGGGCTTAAGCGGCCCCGAGGCCAGTGATATGTGTgactcctcctcccccccccctataTGTTCATTGGGGATGCAGCAATATCCGCAACCAATCATATGGAGGGTGGAGCTGCGGGGGGAAGCGTATCTACAATAGCTAAAGTTCGACTCCTCTCTGCTTCAAGGGGTCCCATATTTTGCCGTAAGACAATAAGTGGTGTTTTCGCGTACGAGTAAGGTTTTAACTAGTTTGATGAATATTAGTATTGACAGTGTTCTATCTAATACCCTTCTGCTTTGCCGCGGCACACGATCTCTATATGTGCGCCACGTTTATTTCGGTATCTTCactccttccctcccccccccccccccaattcCAAACTTTCCATCTTagctcttgttgttgttgttgaactGAAACCATTGGTGGACACCAAAAACAGTTCTTGCTACACGTCACCACCGCACGCTGTCGCCGGATTAGCAAGAGATATTCCAGCAGTGTTACCCAGGTGCACAATTCGGTTACGGTGTTCAAGCTGGAATTCCTCGGCGTGGGCAGTGCTCTGCCTGAGCAGCAATAAGGTCTAGCGCGACCCCGTGCGTTGGCGTTAATAACAAAGTAGTAGGTCCGCTGACGTAGAGGTGACTCACATAGCTGGATAGGATTTAATTCTTTGGCCAACCTGTTCTGTGTAATATACTTCTGACCATAGCGGACGAAGGAGGAAGTGCTCATATCTTTTCTCTAAGGAAAAGGCGTGACCAGGCTTCGATACAGCGAAACGCAAAcgtacaaacatatataccgGTGAAGTGTGTCCCATCTCAGAAGCATGGACGTCAACTGTACATTGATTGAGTGCCTGGACGCGAAGGACAACAAGCGTGTTCTTTTTAACTTCCTCATTCTTGACGCCCCATCACCGAGTAGCCTACCAGCATATCTGAAAACACTGCAACGGCGGCAGGTGCGTCACcttgtacgtgtgtgtggtCCGACATACGACGCCACCCTCGTCGAGAAAAATGGCATTGAGGTGCACAGCTGGCCCTTCGACGACGGTGCGCCGCCCCCGCGTGGGGTGTTGGAATCCTGGTTCCGTTTGCTGGACACCGAAAAGGCCCATCTTGATTCCGGCGACATCAAACAGCCGGCCACTATCGCAATCCATTGCGTCGCTGGACTCGGCCGGGCCCCGATCCTCGTTGCTGTGGCGCTTGTGGAGTACGGCGGCTTAGCTCCACTTGACACCATAACGCTCATTCGTGAGCGGAGGCGTGGGGCGATCAACCAAACGCAGATGCACTGGCTTGTAAAGTACAAGAGACGTGGTGGTAATGGGGGAGGTTGCGCCATCATGTAAACCTCTGCTGAGAGACTAAGTGATGGTGTTCTAATCTGTTTATTATCAATCGATCcgcgtacatatatatatgttggtGTGTACATAAAGGTGAATAGGAAAATGGAAGTTAAGTAATTTATTACAAGTGATGGGTAGGGGACTGCATCCAATGCACGCGTAGGTACGCATACTCACGCTCACATATgtagagggaaaaaaacaaaaaaagaggcggaGGAACATGGGCATGCGCGACAGTGGTGAAAATGAATGGAGAGGATCGACCTCAAG contains:
- a CDS encoding proteasome 26S non-ATPase subunit 9, putative, whose translation is MSGTLLKEELLQLDNKRRSIMRDIEEAMTFLNSTPVGLRGSLVDSEGFPRDDCDLYAVRRARHTVNCGHNDLKSIEATIHEKLSQLHEECRGEAEEQMQRDKMKKKSEDDQRRRDELKQVMSSKEPFVRVVDVATGSPAEEGGLICGHLIVQYGDVDAEKVLEGGFGEMARVTSSYEGQMLRVWVRSPSDDDCGGARELFIVPQRWRGEGLLGCTFEPMKLN
- a CDS encoding histone acethyltransferase, putative; its protein translation is MLHATGNGAVGDGEEESTGSFKPDMQKVNAKLRNLPTLERLLQEKDPNEFTDEEMGNALKFVEAIAGTEVSTTQTIEQQLRQLMKKYSVVIKKSLLLAAYRKWLAEDQRRTGNAVLERYLISKAPRSQSGVLVVTVFTSAYPEGQKFSCKWNCYYCPNEPGQPRSYLLNEPGVRRANRLEFDPYRQFQDRVRSLVAIGHPADKVELLVLGGTWESYPLSYRETFIRDLFYAANTLYDDDASNSDSTVTEERKRGATAGESGRPRPPLDLLQEQLLNETAACKIIGVTLETRPDTVNEEMLRQLRRFGCTRVQLGVQHTDDAVLLAVNRQSTRDEAVHAIKLLKDSCFKVDIHLMPDLPGSTPENDKKMFSDVLYSPELQADQWKIYPCQTTPFSVIEEWYKEGKYQPYGLTNLIDVILFAKRRVQPWVRLNRVVRDIPHDYILGGVDVSNLRQLLAVRLAEEGSRCQCIRCREVKGDAAAAAKLREAVLVERRYSASEGEEVFVSCESADGLTLFGFLRIRIHIENWETPFEELKSCALIRELHVYGSLVPAHTEADNAKAQHRGVGTKLLQRAESIARKEGYHRIAVISGVGVRNYYRCKGYALFTGPESGDFLIKELQDGEESEKAKVDDHQQCSNDANQRDSTQAADGGDAAGSVITSLWSRLTSFWQGLKRPRGQ
- a CDS encoding protein tyrosine phosphatase, putative encodes the protein MDVNCTLIECLDAKDNKRVLFNFLILDAPSPSSLPAYLKTLQRRQVRHLVRVCGPTYDATLVEKNGIEVHSWPFDDGAPPPRGVLESWFRLLDTEKAHLDSGDIKQPATIAIHCVAGLGRAPILVAVALVEYGGLAPLDTITLIRERRRGAINQTQMHWLVKYKRRGGNGGGCAIM